Below is a window of Taeniopygia guttata chromosome 23, bTaeGut7.mat, whole genome shotgun sequence DNA.
CCTGGATGAAGCTCTCCACGATCTCCAGGGCAGGTTTCAGCACATCCTCCTCCCACCGCTGGAGATCAGACACCTCCAAGCCATAAACTGGGGGCACGTTGGGCCCAGGACCTACAGAAACACAACACCAGAAACCCTCAGCACCTTCTCCTAGAACccagggggagcagagggatctGCTTTTTCCTATCAAAGCGTTCAGAAGCCAACAGCACCAGGCTCTCCAAAGCCAAAATTCTCTCCTTgcaagcagcaggaagagctcAGGACTCAGGGAAGCATCTTCACAGCTGCCTTTGGGAGAGTGTTCTGGAATCTGAGTGTGCCAACAGCCCATCACGACAACAAGcacctcagcccagccctggtCCACAGGAGGCTGGGAGGATGAAAGAGCTGGATCCAGGCACAAAGCCACCACACCATGCTTACAAGGAGATGCAGGCATGGAGCCTGGATGAGGGATCTGAGCGTGCAGCttcccagccagagctggaACTGATTGTACAGGAGCTGATGCTCCTGGTTCCTGGCAGGAGATGCTTCACTAATGACAAGGGACAGGTTCACAGCCACGCCTTTGGTCTCCCCTGGCCCAAtgccagggcacagggcactTGCTGCAGCCTGGACAGGGTGAAAGAGCTGCCAGCAGAGAGCACCTGCTCCCTGGGCGACCTGGCTGCTCTCCATGGCTCACCTGCCCTCCGTGGGcacctggctgtccctgcctggacAAAGCCATCAAAGGCTCCACGTGCCAGCCCCCAGCAGGTGCTGGTTTTATTGCTGTGCCCACAAACAAGCCCCTGACAGGCCCATCTGAAGCACACCTGCCACCACAAAGGTGAGCCGAGCCAcccagcacacagctctgccaaaACTGCACCTCCTTCAAAGTCCCGTCTTTTTTTGACTCGAGTTTCTCCttgccttctcttttttttttttttttttaatttttattattttattttattgttgttttgcCCCTACTGAGCACCTTTCAACAAGTGCCcggctcccagctgctgctgctggccctgctccaaggctggggctgggatggggaagtCCTGCTGGCTCCCTGCCACTGCACAGAGCACGGAGCAGCCACCGGGCTCCTGCTCCTAATCTGGAGGGCAGCTGTCAAATGGGCTTtgctccctgccaggagcatgtGTGGGTGCGTGGGGACCCCCTCCCTGAGCCCCTCAGGAGCATTTGGCAGGATAATCTGCAGGGATGTTGtgaccatcatcatcatcatcatcatcatcatctagCGGTGCCTGACATGGGGCTGAACCTCTGCTTGAGATTTCATCCCTCCTGatggcactgctgctgtgagGGGATGGGGTACACGGGtacaggaggaggagctggctCTTGAGCGTCTCTCCTGTGGGCAGGACACTTCTCAGGAGGGGCAGGAGatccaaaccaacccaaaccagcaggaaggacctgggggatggggacactgggtggatggggacactgggtgGCTCCTGGAGGGTCTGGGTGGGAgcagactcccaaacacaggcTGCCCCAAAGCACCAGAGTCccctctggagctggagtggGGCATGAGGAGAGGTGGGAACAGAAGACTCACGTTTCAGGAAGCGGTTCCGGACCCATTTGTTCTGCCTCCGGGCGTATCTCTTGGTCACCTGCTTGAGGGCCTGGATCCCTTTGGAACAGAGGGattaaataagagaaaaaaccccaagggtCAGTGAGAAGAGGCTGTCGGCTCCAGGGGAGGGAAATCACACAAGAAAGAAGTTTGTGCTGGGTGGCACCATGAGAATTATTTTTACTCTTAGGCTGGGGGTCTGTGCCTGCACTGAGAAGAGGCTGGACAAGGTACCCCAAACATCCCTGAATAAACAGAGGATACAAAGAGCCCAAACCCTCCACCCTGAAGCTTTTAGCAGGTAGGAAAACCTATTCAAGTGCTGCACTGCTCTCATAATGCCCAATTCTCTGCACAAATGGAGCCCAGGACTGCTCACCCCCCCAGCAGAGGATAATTTACCACTGTTCGATATTTAGTACCAGGCTTATCAAATCCCTCCTAATCATCTCCTGAGCAGACACAACAAGCTCCTTTTGCATCAGACTTGTTTTCAAGCCTTTTATCATTTCTGTGGTTTCTTCAGTCTCCACTTCCACACTGAACCCTCCTTGCCACAGATGGACTTTGCCTGGGTCCTCCCTGTGTGGAGAGCAGCTCCCCTCCAGCATCAGCCCAGCCATCTCAGAACAACACCCCACCAAAGGCTGCATCCCTGCTGACGTGCTGAGTTCTGCTTCACTCCTCTTTCCTAgccctgctctccacagctgGGGTCCCATCACCCAGGTGGACCCGTTCCAGAGCCCAAGTCCTGCTGTACCCCGTGCATCCTGCAAGGAGGcctgaggggagggaggggctgctctgggtgtgCTCAGAGATGCTCTCCAATCTCTGGAAAATGAGTCCCTGCCCCTCTGGGCTGGCAGAagtgggaaatgcagagagaaaggTGCAGCTGGGGTTGTGATCGTGGTTTAGAGCACCCTGTGGTGTCACCTGGTGCTTTTTGGGGCACACAGGGTGCTCCTCCCACctttttccagcagcagggcacTGGTCTCAGGTGAGCAATTCCCTTCACTGACGAGGTACTCGTGGAATTCCTTGAAGCCAATGGACTGGAAGATGCCGTGCTGGTAATCCTGCCTGGAGAACCAAAGGCAGGGGTCACAGTGGGAGACCTCCAGagggaggagcagagaggaatTGGCTGCTCTGCTCACCCACCGGTTCTCTGCCACCTTCTCCTGGTTGTAGCGGCGGTGGAAGTCccgcagctcctccagcagccccgCAGCCACCATGTCATCCACCCGCTTCTCCAGCCGTGcatccagagctgcaggaggagagcaggacacGCTGGGGAGCCGTGTCCTGGGGGCTGCACAGCTGCCAGGACaggaggcagcactgccaggctgctgctccaccTGAGGAAGGCAGAGCCCGGCAGGTCAGGGAGCTCTGTCACACCCACCGATGCCAGAGGAATTGCTGCCTTCCCCAGGGAggaggctggggcaggagcagggagtcAGCCCTTCCTCAGCTCTCACCTGCCTGGTCTGCATGGAGCCACAGGATGCAGGAATGTGGGTATTTCAGGGGCCCACCTAAGGGCCCCCcaccttcctcctgctgctgctggtgcaggaTTTCACTGTGGGGGATGCCTGTCTCTTCAAACACTTGGAGGCTCCTGGAAGCAGagacacacagagctcagagGCTGGGTGAGAATGAGCGTTCCCAttcccccagagccccgggggcTGCAGCAAAGGAACCGCAGACACTCGCCGAGATCCAACCCTCTCATGTGGGGGGAGGGCAGGTCCCAGCCCCGTCCCGTGCCCGCCATCCACGCACACCCATCTCCTGGGGGTGCAGTGCTGGCACCCAAGgagcccagagcacagccaccCACTCCCGCCTCCTGGCACCGGGACAAGTCCTGCAGGGGACAGCGatctggctccagccctgccttttccagccaggcagggctgcagggaagggGCCAGCGCTGAGATGCTGCTGTGGAGCTTTAccaccagcccagcccggctcaggcaggagggagggagctggaggagctgctggtgccccACCCTCCATCCCCCTGCACCGTGCGAATGGGGTGGGCGGTGTTCTGCTCCCCGGGGCCAGGGCTCGGCTGGGACGGAGCAGCAAGCCTGGTCttgctgccgtgctgttcccaCAGAGCTCAGCTATGTTACTCAGCCAGCAGGGCAGCTTGCTCTTTAAATAGCTCCAGAcaaaccctgctgctgctggggcacggagcaggagcagccccagagcacagcccagcaccccagaggcagcccaggctggggctgtgcgGCCAAAGGGATCCCAGAGAGTCCCCAGCAGTGGCTAAGAACCCAGGAGCATCCACCTGGGGTGGGAATGCTCATCCTGCCGTGCTCCcaggtgtcggaatctgtgggtattgatgatcccaagattgtagaaagtctctgtctttctgccccgctgccaaagaagccataattcatctgtgctggtttcaaggttgtttattctgtttatctctaacatgttctgctgccctgccgcagctctgtcctgcagggcagcgtgtggggctctgccctcagtgggatggtacaaacattaaataccacaaactacctgtgctggatttacaataacgtgccaatatctgtcacctacgttggacagtgtgtccccagcctgaaccaacagaaaaatgccaacaccacagtgaaacatggagggcatgaagaaggagaaaaaggacaagacacacccaatttcctccatcttgtcccacctgaacccctaatctagaatcctaaaattttacttttgcacctgtgtcacacttaattattactcttatcaaaccctcagagcttgtaattcatcctgtaagattgaaaactcttttccatggacagagatcacagacagtgtctctgggggctctgtccagggggttctgacccctgccagggtcccagggtagccagagggaagccctggattcccacacccagGCACACAATTCCTTTGGGAAGGGGTGCTGGGCcctggcacctcctgcccctggcacgCCGAGCTCACCTGGCCACCTTGCGCTTGTCGTGGGGGTGCAGCTTGGCCGCCATCTCCGGGTCCACCTGGCTCAGGCGCCGATGGAGCTCAGCACtgtccagctgctccagctcccctcTCCTGTCACTGTctggcctggggacactgctgggcttCTCCTGCGGGGCACAGGACAGGCCTGAACCAAACCCTGTGTAAGCAGCAAGATCCCCCAGAGCCACGGGGTGAAGGAGGGGTTTTAGGTTCTCCTTGCCCCTCTCGGCAGGAAGCCTGACCTAAACATGGCATTCATCCTTTCCCAAAGGGATTCACAGCCCCCCACAGTACCTTGGTGTTGATAAGGACCTTCCAGAGCAGGGATTCGATGTAGTAGTTGGTTCCTCCCACAACAATGGGGATCTTGTCCCGGGCAAAGATATCTTCAATGTGCCAGAGTCAAGGAGCGTAAGCAGAGAtgcagagcagggtgggaaagctgtgggagcagcagtcTGGGGCTCAGATCCCactctcccagccccagggaatcAGTaaggctgcagcacagggttAGAGGTGTCCCTCATctctctgtcacctctgccAGCCACCACCAAAactcagggacaccccaggattGTCAGGGAGGGCAACCCTCAGCACAGATCTTCCCTGGGCTGTCCTGAGGGTTAGCAGGGTAAAAGAAGCCCCAAGCCCCTCTCACCAGCAGAATCTTCTGGAAAAACAGAGTCAGTTGGGATGTGGAGAGCCCACACACTGATCCCTCTGGCCATGGAGGGGGAAGCCCATTCCTGCTCAGCCATGACAGGATATCAGAGGCACAGCTTTGTCCCTGAAATCCACCACGGTGTAGTTGGAGACAAGGGGATCCACAAAGCTGATCATGTGGTGTCTGCAGAGGCGCTGCTCCTGCGGGGAAACCTTGTTGGTGATGATGTCCAAGCCCTTGTACAcctggggaagagaagagcCTGTCCttcacctctgtgtcccctgaGACCTGTGCTGACCACTTCCCCTGTCCCAGTcacccctcccagcccctgctggtggctggggcaggcagcacagcagggcacaggcagggacacgTGCCACGttcaggcagggcagggaatcCTGCCAAcacctgctcctgccagggccAAGCTGCCTCTCTCTGTTTGTTCCTGCCCACGGGAGATAAACCATGGAGTCCAACCGCTCGTGACTGCTTTCCTGCTTTGATACAACTCTGTAATTAGGGGTGGGAGGGCTGATTGAGCTCCTGGACAGTGCAGTCAGAGCCCAGGCAGTGTCACCAGACCAGCACAGAGCTCCAAAATTAGGGCCTCCAAGCTGCCACCTCctcatctgctgctgcaggtgaaagCTCAGGTGTGCTGCTCTCCAAATGtttccagctcagcacagagtGCCACGTGGGGACAAGGATCGCTGCTTCCTGCAACACACAGAGATCTTTGTGGATGCAACACACAACTCCATGGAGCCTcctaaacacacacaaacagtCTCAAAAAGCCTGCAACATGCTGCCTGCTCTCCCTGAGCCTCACGGGAGGCAGCAGGTCAGTGATCCCAGGTACCAGGAGACACTGGTGAGCACAACCAGCAGCACCTCACATGTCTTCATCCTCAAAATGGGGATACACAACCTGTGAGAGCACTGCTGAGAGATGCTGGCCCtcagctgagagcagagcagggagaaaagCCACCCAAACCAACTCCTCTGCAGCGTTCCTGCTAAAGAGCCAAGGCAACCTGGATCCCACAGATGCACCAAACCCACCCTCCAGGCTGTGTAAAGCACTGGccacagctcagcctgcagaTCCAGGGGCTGCAACGGGTAGAGCTGCCTCAGCTGGGTGTGCCACCAGCAGAGTCCTTCCCAGTGAGAGCAGATTccaggcaggagaagggagctCCTCACCCTGCATCCCATACAAACACAACCCTCCTCAGCatggggagctggcagctcaCAGTGGGGCACATAAAGCCTCTctgtccagcccagctctgtgctgtgcccaggatTGGGCAGGAGGTGGCAAAGGAGGTGCTTTGGAAGGATGTGTTTAGTTCTCAGAGCCTTCCTGCTTAAGAAAAGTCTCCCAGCATGGGATAAAACCGGGATGATGGGGAAAAGGACTGGAAATGGCCGTACTCATTTCCTCCTCCAACCACCCCAGCCAGActacaagaaataaatttccCCTTAATCCCCTCTGAGAAGCTGCCaagcctcctgctgcagcacagcctccaCCCACTGCTCCCCTGGTCCCAGACAGGAGGAcaaggtgacacagaggtgacccACGGGCACCGAGAGGCAGCAAGGGATGATTGGGGTTAGTGGAGCAGGgaagccccagccctgcctggagcagtCATgcgagctgctggagctgctgaaccagctctgctcccaccttGCTTaactccagccctgggagagccagagctggctcctgctcccatcccaaaaGGCTCGCCCGGGGGGCAGGAAggcagggggagagggagggcaACCAAATCCTGCAGAAAGGCAGCTGCCCCAGGGGAACGGGAGCAGGCAGGACAGGcccacaggcagctctgccaaCGTGCCCCGTGGCTGTGGGCAGCTTATTGatccctgggctggcagctccatTCAACACGGGCTCCAGCCGGCACAGAAAGGCTTTGGATTCATGAGTTTTGGCTCCACGCCTGCTCTCCCCATTTCCAaccctccagctcctccagctcccactGCCTGCCTGAAACCACAGTGAGCACAGAGGGCTGACGGAGCAGCTCCCGGTGCCCTGCACAGGCACATCGAGGAcacagctcaggctgctgtCCCCGGCTTCTCCTGGAGATTAGAGCCTCCTGGAATATCTGGCAACAAGGGGAGGAATGCGGTGTCAGTGTGTGGGCTGGGAGGAAACAAAGGCAGCCTTTTACACACAGGCAGTAAGCCCCGAGAAGGTTTCCACCAGCTGGCTGTCGGCAGGGCCTCGCACCGAGACGTCCTCCTGACACTCATTTCTATTTTCAGCCAGCGGCTCAGATAAGCCTTTGTTGCTTTCTAAGGCCCCAAAACAGATTagcagcagcctggagcagccGGGCTCCGAGACACGGAGCACAAGGCAGCACTAAAGATGCTTAGCCTTGACGGGTCCTCCCACCTCTGCGCCGAGCCCCCGCACCGGGCTGGAAGGTCAGTGCTGCCCTTAGGAAAaggtggggaaactgaggcaggacaCACAAACCCCCGTGATTTTCAGCATCTGCAGCTCGGGAAGGGCAGGCTCTCCCAAATCTTTGTTCTGTCACTAGTTTTGTGCATCATTCCAAACTCTGTCTCCCCAAGGAGTGTAGGAGGTGACATGACAGACCCCAAACACATCCAGGCCATCCACGTCCAGGAAAACATCAGGATTTCACAGCAGCCATGCTGGAGAGGGGCGTGGAGGACCCAAACCAAGTGAGGGTGCCAAGAGAGCACAACTGACTCCCTACCCTGATCCCTGCAAAGGCTCTGGAGATGTCCTGACTCCACACGCTTGGTTGGCAAATGTGTGCTACAGCAACTGCATCACCATTCCCAAGGAAGAAATCCAAAAGGGATtcagacagcaggatggtgactGGATGGGGCCCTCATCAAGCTGGCACAGGGATCCCTGCATGTTCACTGACAAGAATGAAGAAACAGGCCTGGCTTCACCCTGCCTAGCTCTCCAAGGAATTATTTACTCCTCGACCAAACTCACTGGGATGACAAACAGCAacagaaaggacaaaaagaaagattaaGAGGCCAGCAGATTAACCAGAGCTCCTGAGCTGCAAGCAGGCAGCAGTTAAGTCTGTAATTTGAGCACAGCGACTCAGAGCCATGACGAAAACACCCTGGAGATGGATAGAGGGGTGCCTGTGTGTGGGAACAGGTgggctcagggctccccagcctggctcccgctccagcagctgccccaaaACACTGCCAGCATTTGTCAGTGCTGCAATGAATGCACAGAGGGGGCTGAGGCTCGCTGGCAGCTGTCAATCCCCAGTGAGCAACGGGATTTCCAAACCCCAGTGAggacagcagagccagccctgcgTGGCTGGGGGACACGCCACAGGGGACAAAGCCAGCGAGGAAGGAGCCCCGGCCAGAGGCTCCCCCGCCTCGCCAGCACGCTGCATTACGGGATAAAGCAGCCGAGCTGCTCGGCCCTGGCTCCACAGTCACGCTAGAATGAGATTAAAAGGAAAGCAGGACAAGAGCCACTGGAGCCTGGATGCCTTGGGGCGCCTGCAGCAGGGTCCTCCCCGCGCTGCCTGCATTCCCATGGTGGAGCACAAAACGCACGCTCCAAAATGCTCACCAGCGGGGATTCGGCTCAAAAACATCCCCCAGTGGGGATGCAGCTCCAaaacctccagcagcagggattCACGGCGTGCCAGGAGGCTCCGAAGGCGCCCgggatgcagcagcagcctcGTGGCTGCAGCATGGTTCAAGCCAGCAGCCACTTCCCCAGTGTTAAAGATGGGCAAAGCTCCCCCGTCACGTTTTGCCCTCTCAGGATTTCAGTTCAGCTCAAGCCTCACTCCTTCCCCAAGAGCTTAAGGGAAATATTCCATGAAATTACTTTCTGATTGCTTGCCCCAAATTCAGGAGAATGAGGTTTTAAATTTAGCTCAGTGGGACACAAACAGTGACCAGGAAACAGGGAGGTAGGCACAGGACAGCAGGAGTTGCTctctgagcagcacagagggtGTTGCTGGCAGAAAACACCTTTTTATGTAGAATAATAAACACATTTAAC
It encodes the following:
- the TRIT1 gene encoding tRNA dimethylallyltransferase isoform X3, yielding MAAAAALCRGRAPPPLVVILGATGTGKSALALQLGLRLGGEIVSADSMQVYKGLDIITNKVSPQEQRLCRHHMISFVDPLVSNYTVVDFRDKAVPLIEDIFARDKIPIVVGGTNYYIESLLWKVLINTKEKPSSVPRPDSDRRGELEQLDSAELHRRLSQVDPEMAAKLHPHDKRKVARSLQVFEETGIPHSEILHQQQQEEGGGPLGGPLKYPHSCILWLHADQAALDARLEKRVDDMVAAGLLEELRDFHRRYNQEKVAENRQDYQHGIFQSIGFKEFHEYLVSEGNCSPETSALLLEKGIQALKQVTKRYARRQNKWVRNRFLKRPGPNVPPVYGLEVSDLQRWEEDVLKPALEIVESFIQLTHAPNPTCTT
- the TRIT1 gene encoding tRNA dimethylallyltransferase isoform X2, whose protein sequence is MAAAAALCRGRAPPPLVVILGATGTGKSALALQLGLRLGGEIVSADSMQEQRLCRHHMISFVDPLVSNYTVVDFRDKAVPLIEDIFARDKIPIVVGGTNYYIESLLWKVLINTKEKPSSVPRPDSDRRGELEQLDSAELHRRLSQVDPEMAAKLHPHDKRKVARSLQVFEETGIPHSEILHQQQQEEGGGPLGGPLKYPHSCILWLHADQAALDARLEKRVDDMVAAGLLEELRDFHRRYNQEKVAENRQDYQHGIFQSIGFKEFHEYLVSEGNCSPETSALLLEKGIQALKQVTKRYARRQNKWVRNRFLKRPGPNVPPVYGLEVSDLQRWEEDVLKPALEIVESFIQGREPPAEPLRMEQDGQENKRSHRVCQLCARLIIGDREWAAHTRSKSHLHHLKKRRKLEESGRAGGTMGDSGDAETSDEDGSLPLP
- the TRIT1 gene encoding tRNA dimethylallyltransferase isoform X1, which codes for MAAAAALCRGRAPPPLVVILGATGTGKSALALQLGLRLGGEIVSADSMQVYKGLDIITNKVSPQEQRLCRHHMISFVDPLVSNYTVVDFRDKAVPLIEDIFARDKIPIVVGGTNYYIESLLWKVLINTKEKPSSVPRPDSDRRGELEQLDSAELHRRLSQVDPEMAAKLHPHDKRKVARSLQVFEETGIPHSEILHQQQQEEGGGPLGGPLKYPHSCILWLHADQAALDARLEKRVDDMVAAGLLEELRDFHRRYNQEKVAENRQDYQHGIFQSIGFKEFHEYLVSEGNCSPETSALLLEKGIQALKQVTKRYARRQNKWVRNRFLKRPGPNVPPVYGLEVSDLQRWEEDVLKPALEIVESFIQGREPPAEPLRMEQDGQENKRSHRVCQLCARLIIGDREWAAHTRSKSHLHHLKKRRKLEESGRAGGTMGDSGDAETSDEDGSLPLP